From the Deinococcus aestuarii genome, the window GGCTGGAGGGGGGCGAGCTGACGTGGCTCACGCGGGGGGGCACCCTGCTGGGCCTGATGTGGTGCGAGGGGGCAGCGCCGCCCGCGGACGTGGCCGACCTCCTGACGCTGCTGCTCGGGGCGGCGCGCGGGGACGGGGCCGGGCGCGAGGCCGACGTGCTCGTCACCCAGTTCCCGCTGCCCGCCGCGTGGCTGCGCGCCGACCTCACCTTCCGGCAGGTGAGCCGCCCCTTCCTCGAACTGCTCGGCTTAAGCGACGCGCAGGTGCTGAGTCGCCCCCTCAAGGACCTGCTGCCGGGGATGCCCGCCCTCGCGGCGGGGCTCGCGCAGGCGGCGGCGGGCCGCACGGTGTGCCTGCCCGACGAGCCGCTGCCGGTGACGCCGGGGGACGGGCCCGTGTGGGTGCGCGGCGAGGCGCGGCCCTCCTTCGGCGGGGCGGGGGCGGGGGTGCTGTGGACCCTGCGCGACGTGACCGCCGAACACCGCCAGGCGGAGCTGCTGGGGGCCCTGCTGGGCGGTCACACCACCCCCGCCGCGCTCCTGACGACCGCGGGCACGGTGCTCCACGCGAGCCCCGGCTGGCACGACCTGTTGCCCGGCGCGGCCCTGCCCAGGTCGCCGCTGTGGGCCTGCTTCCCGGAAACGGCCCCCGAGACGCTGCAAGACCTCGTGCGTGAGGCGGCGCAGGGCGGCCCCGCCCGGGCGCGGGTGCCCCTGGGGGCGGGGGGCAGCGTCACCCTGAGCGTGCGGCCGGTCACGGCGCGGGAAGGCGCCGACCCCCTGCTCGTGGTGGAGGCCGGGACGGGGACGGGCCCCGGCGCCCCGGGGGACGGGTGGGGCGCCCCCGCCGCGCAGGTGCTGGCCCTCGGCGACCACGCGGCCCTGCTCGTGGACCCCGCGGGCCGCACCCAGCTCGTCAGCGAGCGGGCGGCGGACCTCCTCGGACTGGAGGCCTCCCGGCTGCTCGGCGTGCCCCTCTCGCGGGCGCTCCCCGACCTCGGGGTGCGGCTGCACACCCCGGCGGGCTCTCCCCTCGCCTTCCCCGACCTGCGCGCGGAGAGCCTGACTTTCCCGCTGGAGACCGAACTCCTGCTCGTGCGCCCGGACGGCGGCGGGCGGCACCTGGAGGTGCGCGGCACCCTCCTCCCGGGAGACGCCCCCGGCGGGCGGCCCGGCCTGCTCCTCACCCTGCGCGACGTGTCGGCGCTGCGCCACGCCCAGGCGCGGTTGCGGCACGGGGCCCGCCACGACCCCCTGACCGGGCTGCTCAACCGCGCCGGGCTGCGCGAGGCCCTGGTGCAGGGGGCGCCGGGCACCGTCTTGTGCCTCGACCTCGACGGCTTCGGGGCCCTGAACGCCGCGCTGGGCCGCACCGCCTGCGATCACCTCCTGATCGGGGTGTCGGCCCGGCTCGGCGACCTCGCCGACGCGCGCGGCGGGCGGGCGGCGCGGCTGGGCGACGACGCCTTCGCCCTCTTCCTGCCGCACTCGGGCCCCCCGGAGGCGGCCGGGGCGCTGACGGCGGCGGTGCGGGCGGCCTTCACGGCTCCCGTGCGCGCCGGGCGTCAGGCCGTGCCCCTCACCTTCGCGCTCGGCGTGGCCCCGGTGGGGCTGGGCACGGACGGCGCGGCCCTCGCGGACGCCGAGATCGCCCTCGCCCACGCCCGGGGCCGGGGCCGCGCCCAGGCGAGCACCTTCGGCCCCGGCCTGCGCGAGGAGGTCGCCGACCCCTTCCGGCTGGAGGAAGCCTTGAGGGGGGCGCTGAGCGGGGAGGGCGAGGGGCCCACCCTGCACTACCAGCCCGTCTTGCACCTCGCCAGCGGGCGGGTGATCGGCGCCGAGGCCCTGCTGCGCTGGACGCACCCCGCTCTGGGCGAGCTGCCCCCCGCCCAGGTCCTGCCGCTCGCCGCCCGCGCCGGGCTGATGGCCCCGCTCGCCGGGTGGGTGCTGCGCCGGGCGGTGGAGGAGGGCCGCGCGTGGCGGGAGGCCCATCCGGGGCTGCGCCTGAGCGTGAACCTCAGCCTGGGGGGCCGGTGGTGCCCGACCGACCCCGGCGAGCTGCTGCCCTTCCTGGCCGAGCACGGCTCACCCGACGTGGAGGTCGGCGCGGGGTGCCTCCTCGACCCCGGCGAGGGCACGCTCGACCTCCTCGGCGCCCTGCGGGCGCGCGGCGCGCGGCTGTGGGTGGACGACTTCGGCGAGGGCACGACCAGCCTGAGCGCCCTGAGCCGCCACCCGCTCACCGGGATCAAGCTCCACCCCAACCTTACCGCCCGGCTGCCTGACGACCCGCGCGGCGTCACCCTGGTGGAGGCGACCCTCGACCTCGCCCGGCGGCTGGGGTGGCAGGTCACGGCGGTGGGCGTGGAAACCGCCGCCGGGCTCGACCTGCTGCGGGGCCTCGGCTGCGACGCGGTGCAGGGGCACGCGGTCTGCCCGCCCCTCGACCCCGGGGCGTTCGGGGCGTGGCTGCAAGGCCGCTAGACCGGACCCCGCCCGCTAGACTGCGCCCATGTTGCTTTACGGGCGGAATCCGGTGCTGGAGGCCCTGCAAGGCGGGCGGGTGACGGAGGTGCTCGTGGCGCGCGGGGTCGAGGACGCGTTCGTGCGCGACCTCAAGGCCTTTGACGTGCGGGTGCGCTTCGCCCCGCGCATCGAACTCGACCAGATCGCGGGGACCACCCAGCAT encodes:
- a CDS encoding sensor domain-containing protein, which translates into the protein MNMSSHTRPAPTPTLHTALREVLRLYAPGATLLTALEGEVLRVGAQGVEREAGGELVPPDAWLEGGELTWLTRGGTLLGLMWCEGAAPPADVADLLTLLLGAARGDGAGREADVLVTQFPLPAAWLRADLTFRQVSRPFLELLGLSDAQVLSRPLKDLLPGMPALAAGLAQAAAGRTVCLPDEPLPVTPGDGPVWVRGEARPSFGGAGAGVLWTLRDVTAEHRQAELLGALLGGHTTPAALLTTAGTVLHASPGWHDLLPGAALPRSPLWACFPETAPETLQDLVREAAQGGPARARVPLGAGGSVTLSVRPVTAREGADPLLVVEAGTGTGPGAPGDGWGAPAAQVLALGDHAALLVDPAGRTQLVSERAADLLGLEASRLLGVPLSRALPDLGVRLHTPAGSPLAFPDLRAESLTFPLETELLLVRPDGGGRHLEVRGTLLPGDAPGGRPGLLLTLRDVSALRHAQARLRHGARHDPLTGLLNRAGLREALVQGAPGTVLCLDLDGFGALNAALGRTACDHLLIGVSARLGDLADARGGRAARLGDDAFALFLPHSGPPEAAGALTAAVRAAFTAPVRAGRQAVPLTFALGVAPVGLGTDGAALADAEIALAHARGRGRAQASTFGPGLREEVADPFRLEEALRGALSGEGEGPTLHYQPVLHLASGRVIGAEALLRWTHPALGELPPAQVLPLAARAGLMAPLAGWVLRRAVEEGRAWREAHPGLRLSVNLSLGGRWCPTDPGELLPFLAEHGSPDVEVGAGCLLDPGEGTLDLLGALRARGARLWVDDFGEGTTSLSALSRHPLTGIKLHPNLTARLPDDPRGVTLVEATLDLARRLGWQVTAVGVETAAGLDLLRGLGCDAVQGHAVCPPLDPGAFGAWLQGR